The Sphingobacteriales bacterium DNA segment ATTATGATTAAATATTGTTACACCTTTGTTGTTTTTACTTTTTTTGTTTCAATGCTGCCGCCCAGCATGTATGGCGCGATACCACGATTAAAGTGAGCGAAGCCGATTTTTTTCAAACGGAGCAGGAAAAAAAGGATATGGCGCAATACATAACTGAACTGATGCCATTACTGAAAGTGGAGGAGCGTGCCGATGCAGTGTATGGCGAAATTATCCCTTTGGCTCAAAAAGAAATGGACGAATTGAGCAAAGAAGTATGGGATACCCTCATTCCGGCAATGGTGCGCGAAACCGCCCCCGCTTTCCAACAATTTTATGCCGAGATGTATCCGAAAGAATTTACTTCCAAAGAAATGGGCGAAATTTTGGCTTTCTATAAAACCGATACCGGAAAAAAACTGCTCGGCAAGCAAGAAGAAATGTTTTTTGGCTTGATGAGTTTTAAACAAAGCTGGGGGCAAGGTGCTTTGAATTTTTTGGTGGATAAAGGTAATAAAGCCTTGGAGCAACACATGCTCAAAAAACCTGAAGACTGCAAATTCTTTCACGATGGCTCTTTTGAGATGAAACAGGAAAACGGCAGCCAAATTTCGTGGACGCGCAAAGACACCATACAAACAGAGCAGGACTCGCTCAACCGCCGCACTACCTACATCATAAACTGGCAAAACGAATGTAAATATACGCTCACCGTAAAAGAAAGCGAACTACCCGCGTTAAAACCCTACATCGGTGCTAAAATGGAAGTGCAATTATCAGAGACAGACGTAAAAAATAAAACTTATAAATTTCGCTCGTTTATACCCGCCGCCAACTATCATTCGCGCGGCGAAGTGCGCAAGAAAGATTAGTTTTTTTTTAAAAAAAGAAGAAATCTGTACAGATTTTGAACATCTTACGAGTGTCTGTTTTTGTTTTAATTTTTTTATGAATATCATTTACCAACTGCTGCAACAAGAAGTTGCCAAGCTGCTCAATGCGGCGTACCAGAGCGATTTTCAGCCACAGGATATTACCATCACCGAAACGCCCAAGCATTTTAGCGGCGACTGTACGGTTGTTATTTTTCCGCTTGCCAAAAAATTACAGCGCAATCCCAACGACATCGCCCTGCTCCTGCAAACACAACTCCAAGAAGTGCGCCGCCCTGAACTTGCTTTTGCCGCTGCCACTTTGGAAAAAGGTTTTCTGAACCTCACTTTAACCACCAACTGCTTGCTGCACCATTTCGGTCAGGTCAGTGCACATATAGCCGAATACGGCACCAACAGTTTAGCCGCCGAAGACCGCAAAAAAGTAGTATTGGAATATTGTGGACCCAACACCAACAAGCCTTTGCATCTAGGGCATTTGCGCAATATGATGGTAGGTTGGAGTGTGGCAGAACTGCTCAAAACCGTAGGACACGAAGTGGTAAAAGTGAATATCCTCAACGACCGCGGCATTGCTATTTGTAAAAGTATGGTGGCGTGGCTGAAAAGCGGCAACGGAATTACACCCGCCGTCAGTGGTATCAAAGGCGATCATTTTGTAGGCGATTTTTATGTGGCTTTTGATAAAATGATTGCCGAAGAATATGGCAGTTGGCAACAAAGCGAAGCTGCACAGCAAGCATTTTCAATGTGGCTCAAGGGTAAAAACGGCGAAAAAGCAAAAAAAGAGTTGGAAACAGACGATAGCGACAAACTGCGGGCTTATTTTTTCAAAGAATTTAAAAACGATTATTTCAATCAGCACAGCACATTAGGAGCTGCCGCCAAAGATATGTTGTTACGCTGGGAAGAAAACGACCCCGAAACCCGCCGTTTGTGGCAAACGATGAACGATTGGGTTTTGGAAGGATTTCAGGTGACTTACAACCGCTTAGGCATTGATTTTCAGGAGGAATACAAAGAATCGGAATATTATTTGAGAGGAAAAGAATTGGTGATGGAGGCACTCAGCGAGGATACGGTATATCAAAAACCGGACGGCTCGGTGTGGGTGGATTTGACGGATTTGGGATTAGATCACAAAATATTGCTGCGCAGCGATGGCACTTCGGTATATCTTACGCAAGATTTGGGTGTTGCCGAAGCCCGCTACGAGAAATATCACATGGATTCCTCTATTTACACCGTTGCCGATGAGCAAAATTATCATTTTCAAGCCCTGAAAAAAACACTTCAAAAAATGAACAAACCCTACGGCGATGGTATTTTCCATTTGGCGTATGGTATGGTGGATTTGCCGAGTGGTCGTATGAAAAGCCGCGAAGGTACGGTAGTTGATGCCGATGATTTGGTGGACGAAGTAGTGGATAAGGTGCGCCAAGCTGCCGAAGAAGCCGACAAAACTTTGGTACTCAACGAGCAGGAAGCTATTGCCACTTACGAAACACTCGGCGTAAGTGCCATAAAGTTCTTTTTGCTGCTGGTAGAACCCAAAAAGCGTATGATTTTCAACCCCGAAGAGTCGGTGAACATACACGGCACTTCAGCGGCTTTTGTGCAATACAGCTACGCCCGCACCCGCGCCGTACTGCGCAAATACGCCAAGCCCGTACCCACCGTATTACAATATCCGCACGATTTTGAGCCGAGCGAGCGTGAATTATTGTTGCAGTTTTTACAATACCCTTCCGTTGTTGCCGATGCCGCCGCACACTACAACCCCTCATTATTAGCGCAATATGTGTATCATTTAGCCAAAAACTATAACCGTTTTTTTGCCGAATGTTCTATTTTAAACAACGCAGATGAGCGCAGCACCGAATTTCGGGTGCAGCTTTCGGCGATATGTGGTGCATTATTGCAAAAAGGCTTGCATTTATTGGGTATTCAAACGGTGGAACGCATGTGATTTTACAAAATAATACGTTATGAATTTTTTATAAAAAAACTAATTGCGTCTATTTAAACATCATTTCTGCTTCGCCCTTATCTATAGCTTCCTGAAAGAGATTATTTTTGAGATTTTTTAAATATTCCAAACGGCGTTTGGTAGCGGCAATTTTTGTAATTTCGCTGCGCGTATAGTCTATAGGCATTTTTTCGCCTGTGTTGGCGTGGTCTGTAATTTCTACAAAATAGGCTTTGTCGCCTTCTTTAAAAAATATAAAATTGTCGTTTTGTATCAATGTAGCGGGCTTTTTGGAGGAAAAAGGAATAATTTGACGCAGTTGCTCAAAATCCCACCATTGTGTATCTAGTTGATATTGCGCCCCAATTTTATCACCTGTTTTTTGCAGACGTAATTGATCTTCGGGGCTGTTGGAACGAAACCATATTCGTAGGGAATCTTCAAGTTTGTTTTCTTTAGAGCAAATAAAATAGCGTGTTTTTACTACCGGAAAGTTTAAAATAAAATTGTCGCCGAGTTCGGCATAGTATTGCTGCAATTCATCATCAGAAAGTGTCGTGTCTAATTTTGTTTTGAGTAGTTCCTCTTCAAAACGATAGCCCATTAATGCTTCTTTATAGGCTTCGGCTTGCTGCTCTATCACTGCTTTTTGTTGTTCGTTGAGGTATTGATCGGCTTTGAAATAGAGCATATTTTTATAAATCCATTCTTCGGCATAGCGTTTTATAAGCGCAGTGCTGTCTTGGTTTGTTTTGGCACTTTCCAGCATATCTGCCATTTCCGGCAAATACAAAAATCGGTCATTTACTCTGGCTATCGGAGTACTGTTGTCCTGTGCCTTTTCGTTTTTGCGACAAGCTCCCAACATTATTAATATCCAAAGAACGGATAACAAGCATACAAATACGGATAGGTGTCGCATAGTAATAATAATTTGATAAAAATAAAAGAATATCTTAAAAGATTTTCCAAAAAAAATATTTTGCAAAATTAATTTTTTTTCACAAAGCTATATTGTAAAAAAACCTCCTTTTGGCAAGAGCTAAAAGGAGGTTTTTTGAATAAAGACACCAATCTGTATAAAGATGCTATGGTTTAATCAAAGTTTTTAATACTTCTTCATTTACTTTTACCGGATAGGTGGTATTGAGGCGTTGCATCCATTGTTTTTCCAACTCTGCCTGATAGTCGGCAACTACATAGCCTTTGGCTTCGTCCAGCGTGCGCGGGGCAGGCGGCAATATCGCTTCTACATACACTACAATTGCTTCTTTTTTATCGTTTCCGAGTATGCGCGAAGTGCCTTTTTTCCAAGGAATAGAATCAATGGCATCGTTTTGTCCTTTTTCAAAAGAGCCGCTTTGCATACCAATTTTAATACCTTTATCTAAATTTTCTTTGATAAAGGTTTCGGCACTGCCCTTGTCCAACACTGCTTTCAAAGCCTGTGCGGTGGCTTCATCGTGGCAGGTATAAATGGTGGCTTTGCACCGTTCGCCCCATTGGTATTTGTCGCTGTGCTGCTCAAAATATTGTTTCAGTCCGGTGGAGTCGGTGAGTGCTTTTTCCCACACTTCGCGGTTGGTGAGGTCAAAGAGCAAAATGCCATCGCGGTATTCCTGCATCAAACGGCGAAAATCGGGATATTTTTCGGGCAAAATAGCTTCTTCCATTTTCACCAATTCATTTTCTACATACAACTGATACAGCGCATTAAATGCTTTTTCGGTGCTTTGCCCTGCCCTCAAACGGCGTTGATTTTTCACTAAAAAATCTACAAAATCTTTTTGGCGGTATGTTTTTTTATTGGCAATAAACAATACTTGGTCGTAGCTATCGGCGGGGTTGGGTTTCCACGCTCCCTGCTGAAAAGTAGAGTCTAATTTGCTGAGAATATTTTTTTTGCCGTTTTCGTTTTCGTTGAAAGCAAATTGTTTTTTGAGTTTATTGATAAATTCGTGATGTGCCACTTCGGAGCGGCTGTCTTTTTCTACTTTGGCTTTCAGTTCGCTGCGCATCGCTTCCAAATCGCCGATGGGTTTGCTTTCTATGAGTTTTACGATATGCCAGCCGTAGAGTGTTTTGAAAGGTGGTGAAAAATCGCCCGCATTTTTGAGGGCAAAGGTAGCTGCTTCAAATTCGGATACCATTTTTCCGGCACCAAACCAACCCAAATCGCCGCCTGCCGGTGCGGTGCTTTTGTCTTCGGATATTTGGCGTGCCAATGTTTCAAATTTTTCGCCTTTCTGGAGCAAACTGTATGCTTCGTTGGCGCGTTTTTCGGCATCTTGTGCTTGCGTAGCATCGGCAAATTTTGGTATGCGAAACAAAATATGAGCAGCGTGGCGTTTTCCGACAGAGGGGCGTTTTTGTTCTACTTTTATCAAATGATAGCCATATTTAGTGCGCACGGGGTCAGAGATTTCTCCCACTTGCTGGCGATAAAAAGCTCTTTCAAAAGGGTATATTGTCTGAAATGCCGACAAAAAACCGAGTTCACCGCCATTGTCGCGCACGGAGGGGTCGTCAGAAGATTCGCGGGCAACCTGATTAAAATCTTTGCCTTTGAGCACAATATCTGCTTTGAGCTGTAAGGCTTTGTTGTAGGCTTTCAGCGTATCTTCGGGCAAAGCATCTTCGGCGCACATCACCAATATATGCGACACTTTGCGCTCTTCTTTGCTGTGTTCGTAGGCTTCTTTGATGAGTTCTTCGCTCACATCACGGTCTGTGAGGTAGCTCTGTGCCAATTGGCGGCGATACTGCTCCAACTCATTTTTGAACGAAGCCAAAGTATCCAAACCGATACTTTCGGCGGCTTTCACTTTTAATTTAAAATTGATGAATAAATCCAAATACTCGCGCACCGATTGTTCTTTGTACAAATTGGCATCGTTGCGGTTGTTTTTTTCATATACATAATTAAAATCCGACAAAGGCACTTCTTGTTGTCCATAGGTGAATAAAATGGAGTTGTTTTGTGCTGTTGCCGAACCACTGCAAAACAGTACTATGCACACTGCTATCCAAGAAAAAAGCAGTATTTTGTTGCGAAAATTCATAAATAAAAAAGGATAATACATTTATTAAATAAAAAAGAAAAAAAGAAATGTTTTCTTATAAAAACGGCTTCAAAAGTAAAAATTTTTATACACTTCTCTACATGATAATCGTTAAAAAAATATTAATGCACCGAACAGCATCGTCATACACCGAACTTTTCAGTGATGACAACTGTATATATACTCCTGAAAAACAATATATTATCAGCATTTCAGTAGTATTACTGCCCTAAAACGCCCTTCTTATTTGTTGCAATAAATATGGAATATTAACTAACTTTGCCTTTTATTATACAGGCTGCTGGTGACAAAAAATCTGATAAGTATATAAACAAATAATAGCTTTTCAGATATGTTTTCTATGATTAAAATACAAAATACTTTGAAATTATTACTTGACGAAGAATCGGAAATGTTCCCTTTAGTATCTATTAACGAAGAGGATTTTCCCGAAATGAACGAATTTATGGAAATACCCGAAACGGTAGTTTTGTTGCCTTTGCGCAATACGGTGCTATTTCCGAATATAGTAGTGCCTGTAAGTGTAGGGCGCGATAAATCGCTTAAAACCGTAAAAAAAGCCCACGATACCAACCAGCTTATCGGCGTAATTACGCAGCGGTCGGCACAGGTTGATGACCCCACTTCAAAAGATTTATACACCACCGGTACTTTGGCAAGGGTAGTAAAAATATTGAAATTGCCCGATGATACGCATACGGTTATTTTACAGGGCAGGCAGCGTTTTGTTATAAAAAAAATAACTACTTTATCGCCTTATATCAAAGCACAAATACAAGCACTGCCCGAAGAAAAGGAAGAGCAAACGCCGGAATTTGAAGCTCTGATGTCGAGCCTGAAAGACAGTGCCGTGCGTGCCATTGAGTTGTCGCCGCAAATTCCGAACGACATCACTTTTTTGGTGCGCAATATTGATAAAAATGCACACCTCACGCATTTTATATGCTCCAACTTAAATGTTCCTATTGAGGAAAAACAAAAACTCCTAGAAATCAACGACTTACAGCAGCGCGGTGAAAAACTATTAGGCTTGCTGCATCACGAAATACAATTACTGGAACTCAAAAACAAAATTCAGTCGCGCGTAAATGTAGAGATAGACAAGCAGCAACGCGATTATTTTCTCCAGCAACAAATGAAAACCATTCAGGAGGAACTCGGCGAAGGGGCTTCTTTTGTGGGCGAACTGCAAAATCTGCGCGAACGCGCCAAACAAAAATTGATGCCCACCGCCGCCCGCGAAGCATTTGACAAAGAAATGCGCAAAATACAGCGTATGAACCCCAATATGGCGGATTATACGGTGAGCCTGAATTATTTGGAACTGCTGCTCGACTTGCCCTGGGACGAAGTGAGCCAAGATAATTTGGATTTGAAACGCGCTTCAAAAATTTTGGAAGATGACCACTATGGTTTGGATAAAATCAAAGAGCGCATTTTGGAATATTTGGCGGTTATCAAACTCAAAGGCGACCTCAAATCGCCAATTTTATGCTTTGTAGGACCTCCCGGAGTAGGAAAAACTTCGCTCGGACGCTCCATTGCGCGGGCACTCGGACGCAAGTATGTGCGTATGTCGCTCGGCGGCTTGCACGACGAATCGGAGGTGCGCGGACATCGCAAAACCTATATCGGTGCTATGCCCGGACGCATTTTGCAGTCGCTCTTGCGCGTGGGCACTTCCAATCCGGTTTTTATATTGGACGAAATAGACAAAGTAGGTAATGATTTTCGCGGAGACCCTTCTTCGGCATTGCTCGAAGTGCTCGACCCCGAACAAAACAGCACTTTTTACGATAATTATCTGGAATTAGAATACGACCTCTCGCGTGTGATGTTTATCGCCACTGCCAATAATTTATCCACCATACAGCCCGCCCTGCTCGACCGTATGGAAATTATTCAGTTGAGCGGTTATTCTACGGAAGAAAAAATAGAAATTGCAAAAAAACACCTCATTCCCGAACAGCGCGAAAAACACGGCTTACAGCCGAAGCAGTTCAAGATTTCGGACAAAGCACTGGCGGTAATGATTGACGAATACACCCACGAGTCGGGAGTGCGCGATTTGGAGCGCAAAATTGCCCCCCTGATGCGCCACATTGCCAAGTTGGTGGCGATGTACGAAGAAACCCCCTCCAAAATAGATGTGGAAATGGTGCATCAGGTGTTGGACATCAGCACGCGCATGGAGCCGGAACGCTACACCGGAAACAATGCAGCAGGAGTGGCTATCGGCTTGGCGTGGACGGCGAGCGGCGGCGACATTTTATTTGTAGAAACCAACCGCAGCAGAGGCAAAGGCAATTTAATACTCACGGGAAATCTGGGCGATGTGATGAAAGAGTCGGCGACAACGGCATTGAGTTTTATCAAAGCCAACAGCAAAACACTCGGCATCAATGAAGACATATTTTCCGAAAACGACCTGCATATCCACATTCCCGAAGGAGCTATTCCGAAAGACGGACCTTCGGCGGGAGTCACTTTGCTCACGGCTTTGGTGTCTTTGTTGTCGGGGCAGCCCGTAAAACCCTATCTGGCGATGAGCGGCGAAATTACATTGCGCGGCAAAGTATTGCCGGTGGGTGGTATCAAAGAAAAAATATTGGCGGCACAGCGAGCCGGTATCAAAGAAGTGATTTTGTGCGAGGAAAACCGCAAAAATGTGGAAAAAATCAATCCTAATTTTATCAAAAACCTGCAATTT contains these protein-coding regions:
- a CDS encoding peptidylprolyl isomerase, translated to MCIVLFCSGSATAQNNSILFTYGQQEVPLSDFNYVYEKNNRNDANLYKEQSVREYLDLFINFKLKVKAAESIGLDTLASFKNELEQYRRQLAQSYLTDRDVSEELIKEAYEHSKEERKVSHILVMCAEDALPEDTLKAYNKALQLKADIVLKGKDFNQVARESSDDPSVRDNGGELGFLSAFQTIYPFERAFYRQQVGEISDPVRTKYGYHLIKVEQKRPSVGKRHAAHILFRIPKFADATQAQDAEKRANEAYSLLQKGEKFETLARQISEDKSTAPAGGDLGWFGAGKMVSEFEAATFALKNAGDFSPPFKTLYGWHIVKLIESKPIGDLEAMRSELKAKVEKDSRSEVAHHEFINKLKKQFAFNENENGKKNILSKLDSTFQQGAWKPNPADSYDQVLFIANKKTYRQKDFVDFLVKNQRRLRAGQSTEKAFNALYQLYVENELVKMEEAILPEKYPDFRRLMQEYRDGILLFDLTNREVWEKALTDSTGLKQYFEQHSDKYQWGERCKATIYTCHDEATAQALKAVLDKGSAETFIKENLDKGIKIGMQSGSFEKGQNDAIDSIPWKKGTSRILGNDKKEAIVVYVEAILPPAPRTLDEAKGYVVADYQAELEKQWMQRLNTTYPVKVNEEVLKTLIKP
- the lon gene encoding endopeptidase La, whose amino-acid sequence is MFSMIKIQNTLKLLLDEESEMFPLVSINEEDFPEMNEFMEIPETVVLLPLRNTVLFPNIVVPVSVGRDKSLKTVKKAHDTNQLIGVITQRSAQVDDPTSKDLYTTGTLARVVKILKLPDDTHTVILQGRQRFVIKKITTLSPYIKAQIQALPEEKEEQTPEFEALMSSLKDSAVRAIELSPQIPNDITFLVRNIDKNAHLTHFICSNLNVPIEEKQKLLEINDLQQRGEKLLGLLHHEIQLLELKNKIQSRVNVEIDKQQRDYFLQQQMKTIQEELGEGASFVGELQNLRERAKQKLMPTAAREAFDKEMRKIQRMNPNMADYTVSLNYLELLLDLPWDEVSQDNLDLKRASKILEDDHYGLDKIKERILEYLAVIKLKGDLKSPILCFVGPPGVGKTSLGRSIARALGRKYVRMSLGGLHDESEVRGHRKTYIGAMPGRILQSLLRVGTSNPVFILDEIDKVGNDFRGDPSSALLEVLDPEQNSTFYDNYLELEYDLSRVMFIATANNLSTIQPALLDRMEIIQLSGYSTEEKIEIAKKHLIPEQREKHGLQPKQFKISDKALAVMIDEYTHESGVRDLERKIAPLMRHIAKLVAMYEETPSKIDVEMVHQVLDISTRMEPERYTGNNAAGVAIGLAWTASGGDILFVETNRSRGKGNLILTGNLGDVMKESATTALSFIKANSKTLGINEDIFSENDLHIHIPEGAIPKDGPSAGVTLLTALVSLLSGQPVKPYLAMSGEITLRGKVLPVGGIKEKILAAQRAGIKEVILCEENRKNVEKINPNFIKNLQFHYVKTMQEVLEIALPSKK
- a CDS encoding arginine--tRNA ligase, which produces MNIIYQLLQQEVAKLLNAAYQSDFQPQDITITETPKHFSGDCTVVIFPLAKKLQRNPNDIALLLQTQLQEVRRPELAFAAATLEKGFLNLTLTTNCLLHHFGQVSAHIAEYGTNSLAAEDRKKVVLEYCGPNTNKPLHLGHLRNMMVGWSVAELLKTVGHEVVKVNILNDRGIAICKSMVAWLKSGNGITPAVSGIKGDHFVGDFYVAFDKMIAEEYGSWQQSEAAQQAFSMWLKGKNGEKAKKELETDDSDKLRAYFFKEFKNDYFNQHSTLGAAAKDMLLRWEENDPETRRLWQTMNDWVLEGFQVTYNRLGIDFQEEYKESEYYLRGKELVMEALSEDTVYQKPDGSVWVDLTDLGLDHKILLRSDGTSVYLTQDLGVAEARYEKYHMDSSIYTVADEQNYHFQALKKTLQKMNKPYGDGIFHLAYGMVDLPSGRMKSREGTVVDADDLVDEVVDKVRQAAEEADKTLVLNEQEAIATYETLGVSAIKFFLLLVEPKKRMIFNPEESVNIHGTSAAFVQYSYARTRAVLRKYAKPVPTVLQYPHDFEPSERELLLQFLQYPSVVADAAAHYNPSLLAQYVYHLAKNYNRFFAECSILNNADERSTEFRVQLSAICGALLQKGLHLLGIQTVERM
- a CDS encoding DUF2059 domain-containing protein; translation: MLHLCCFYFFCFNAAAQHVWRDTTIKVSEADFFQTEQEKKDMAQYITELMPLLKVEERADAVYGEIIPLAQKEMDELSKEVWDTLIPAMVRETAPAFQQFYAEMYPKEFTSKEMGEILAFYKTDTGKKLLGKQEEMFFGLMSFKQSWGQGALNFLVDKGNKALEQHMLKKPEDCKFFHDGSFEMKQENGSQISWTRKDTIQTEQDSLNRRTTYIINWQNECKYTLTVKESELPALKPYIGAKMEVQLSETDVKNKTYKFRSFIPAANYHSRGEVRKKD